The nucleotide sequence TCCGGACGGCCGATGAAGTCTTGTTAATATGCTGACCACCAGCACCTGATGAACGGTACACATCAGTTTTGATGTCTTTTGGATCGATGTCAATATCGACGTCTTCTTCTTCTGGCATCACCCCAACTGTCGCAGTTGAAGTGTGAACCCGGCCAGCAGATTCAGTAACTGGAATTCTTTGGACCCGGTGGGCACCATTCTCATACTTAAGCTTTGAATAAACCTTATTTCCGGTAATCATAAGAACGATTTCCTTAAATCCACCGACTTCTGTGTCAGCTTCATCTACGATTTCAACGTTCCAGCCTTGCTTTTCTGCGTACTTAGAATACATATTGAAAAGGTCTGCAGCAAACAAACTACCTTCATCACCACCGGCAGCCCCATGAATTTCCATGATGATGTTTTTATCATCGTTAGGGTCCTTAGGGAGTAACAACACTTTTAGTTGTTCTTCAAGGTCTTCTTTTTGTGACTTAAGGTCGGAAATTTCGTCCTTAACCATTGTTTCTAATTCAGGATCGTCGATTTTTCCTCTAAGCATTTCTTCGTCATCGTCCAACTGTCCAGAAACACTTTTGTACTTGTTAAAGGTAGAAACTGTATCCCGAAGGTCAGCTTCTTCCTTTGATAGTTTCATAAATTTTTGGGTATCAGCGATAACTTCAGGATCACTAATCAGTTCATTTAACTCGTCATAGCGGTCAACGACTGCTTGTAACTTATCAAAAATTTCGTCCATTAAATATCTTCCTCACTTCGTTGCTTTACCGGTGGATTATAGTAATGCTTTCGGCACACTGGGTAGTATGATTCATTTCCACCCATTTGAATTTGTTCGCCCTCATAAACGGGCTCACCATCATGAAATCTAAGGTTCATGATAGCTTTTTTACCACAGAACCAACAAATCGTCTTCATTTCTTCAATCTTGTCAGCGTATATCAACAAGGCCTCAGAACCTTCAAACAGATGATTTTGAAAATCATTCTTTAGTCCGAAGGCGATAACCGGAATGTTTAACTCGTCGACGATTTTTGCTAATTCAAACACGTGCTTCTTCTTTAGAAATTGGGCTTCATCGATCAACACACAACTTGCGTCAGGGTCAATCTTTTGTACCTGCTCAAACACATCTGTGTCATCAGTGATTGGGTAAGCAGCGCGTTCGAGTCCAATTCGTGATTCGATCATTCCGTGCTTTTCACGGGTATCAACCGCACTGGTCATAATAACTACACTTTTATTTTGTTCTTCATAATTATGGGCGACTTTGATAATTTCAATTGTCTTACCACTGTTCATTGCCCCATAACGGTAAAAAAGTTGTGCCACGTCTATTCCACCCTTTTTTCCACAGTTTCCATTCCATTATACAGAATTCCACCCAAAATATCGATAGTAACTGGAAATCAGTTTAGAAACTCTTACCAAATGGTTAAATGTAATGATTATTTACCACTAAATTATGTTCGTATGCTAAACTTAAGTCTTGAATTAAAAGTACTCTATTGTTCAAAGGAGCAATCAAAAATGTCATTAAAAAGTTCATTAGCAAAGGCTGCAGGAAAATCATCTTACTGGTTTCTGCACACATTCTTAAAGGGCGGTAGTTCACTTCCAGGAAAAATCACTACCAAAATCGATCCAGATATTCTGGAAACTCTGGGTCGTGACTACGACGTGATCATGATTACTGGTACCAATGGTAAAACATTGACCACTGCTCTCACAGTTCAAGTATTGAAGCAAAAATACGAAAACATCTTGACCAACCCTTCTGGTTCCAACATGGAACAAGGAATCGTCACGACTTTTTTACGAGCTAAAAAATCTCGTAACCAGCGTCCGCTCGCTGTGTTGGAAGTTGACGAAGCTAATATCGTTAAGATTACTAAGTACATCAAACCAAAGGCGTTTGTCTTTACAAATATTTTCCGTGATCAAATGGATCGCTATGGAGAAATTTACACCACTTACCAAAAGATCCTTAACGGAGTTGCTTTAGCACCCAACGCCACGATTATTGCTAATGGAGACGCACCGATTTTCCATAGTAAACAGTTACCAAATCCAATGGTCTATTATGGTTTTGATGACCAAGAAGAAAGTGACATCAAAGCATCCCCAAACACTGACGGTGTCCTTTGCCCAAACTGTCAGCATATCTTGCACTATAAATTCATTAGCTACTCTAACTTGGGCAAGTACTTCTGTCCTAATTGTGGATACTCACGCCCAGAACTTAATTTTGCACTAAATAAACGCATCGAGCTCACACCAAAGTCATCAACGTTTGAAATCGATGGTGAACAAATTAAAATTGGTATCGGTGGCGTCTACAATATCTACAACGCCCTGGCCGCTTATTCAGTTGGTCGGTTCATGGGAGTGTCTCCTGCTCAAACCAGAAAAGCGTTTGAACAAGACGAACACATCTTTGGTCGTCAAGAAGAAATCAACGTTAATGGTAAGGAAGTTACCTTGATTTTGGTTAAAAATCCGGTCGGTCTTAACCAAGTTATCGACATGATTTCAACCGATAAAGACGAATTTTCATTTATCGGCCTTCTAAACGCAAACTATGCTGACGGAATTGATACTAGCTGGATTTGGGATGGTGACTTCGAACGCCTACCTAAGATGAATATCAAACAGTTCATTACTGGTGGAGAACGTTACAAAGATATCACTTATCGCCTTCAAGTTGCTGGAGTCGACCCTGCTAAACATTTAGTAGAGCCTGACTTGGACAAGGTAGTGGAGATGATTAATGACACCCCAACAAAAAAGGTGTATATTCTAGCAACGTATACAGCAATGTTAAGCTTGCGAAAGACTTTCGCAGCTAAGGGTTACATTAAGGGAGGAATGGACTAATGAGTTACTCACTTAAGGTCTGTCATCTGTACGGAGATTTGATGAACACCTACGGAGATATCGGTAATATTTTGGTTCTAAAGCACCTTGCAGAGCAAATGGGTGTGGAATTGGAATCTGAAGTTATCAGCCTTGATCAAGAGTTTAATAAGGATAAGTACGATATCGTCATCTTTGGTGGTGGTCAAGATTTCGAGCAATCAATCATTTCAAAAGATATTCAAAACAAAAAAGCTGCCCTAACCGACTTCATCGAAGATGATGGCTCAATGGTCGCCATCTGCGGGGGCTATCAGTTACTTGGTCACTACTACATCGGTGCAAACGGCGAGAAGCTTGAAGGTATCGGTGCACTTGACCATTACACAAAGAAACAAGAAAATAACCGGTTTATCGGTAATGTCTTAATTGAGAACAAAGAAACCGGCGAGAAGTACCGCGGATTTGAAAACCACCAAGGAATTACGTTCTTAGGTGAAGGCGAACGACCACTAGGTAACGTACTTGAAGGATATGGTAATAACGGCGAGGATAAGACCGAAGGTGCAATTTATAAAAACGTATACTGCACATACTTCCACGGCCCAATTTTGGCTAGAAATAACCAAATTGCTAAGCATGTCCTAATGAACGCTTTAACTCGAAAATATCCAAACGAAGATTTAACTCAACAAAAGGAATTACAGGTTTCAGAAACCTTTTAATATCCAAAAAGCGTCTACAGGAGTTTTTCCTGTAGACGCCTTTTTTATTTATTTGACTCTGCCATAAACGTATGAATCAATTCGCTGCGATACTTTAAAAATGGTTCCCCATTGACCTGTGGATGAACCCGATTTGAAAGGTAAACTAATCCTCGATGATTATGGCGATCCACAATCAATAGCGTACCGGTGTACCCAGTATGGAGAATAATCGGCTGATCATCATACTTAGTAAGAACCCAGCCAAAAGAACGGATCCCAATCTGGGTTGGCGTCTGGTCAACAAATAGTGAGCCTAAGCATTCATCGCTTAGAACCGCTCTTGTTAGTTCGCGATTTTCTCCCAAAATGAATCGCAAGAATTTGGCAAGATCGAGCTGAGTCGAAAATAAGCCGGCCGCCCCACTGTCCTCTTGCAGTACCTGTGTTTTAGGATCATGAACAGTCCCTCTCAATAATCCTTTTCCTGGAACAATCTGAGTTGGCACCACACGGGAAATATCGCGGGGAGCAAACGTTGTCTCCGTTAAACCTAACGGCTCGAGCACGCGCTCTTTGATCAATTGATGAATTGGCTTTCCCAATATTTTTGATGCTATCCAACCCAGGAACAAGAAATTAGTATCTTGATATCTTAGTACCTGAGAGCGCTTGTCTCCTGAACTAAGTCCCAATTCTGCTTTAATCAACTGGTTTTTAGGCAATTCATTTCGATGCGGTATGTACCCGACAATATCTGAGGTATGCGTTAATAAGTTTCTAATTGTCACTTCTGGAGACTTCCATTCAGGTAAGTATTTTGAAATTGAGTCATCCACATTAATTTTATGTTCATTGATTAATTGTAAAATCACGTTCGTAGTTCCCACAACTTTTGTCAACGAAGCCAAATCATATGTTTCGTTATCTTGGAGTAATTGTCTTTCAGGGGTCAACTCTTGAAAACCCAAATGTTCATCAATTTGATCAGTACCATCAATGATGCTATAACTTGCTCCCGGAACGATGCCTTTATGTACCCCGTCTTCAATTTTGGCGATTGTTTTTGAAAAATTCATCACTCATCAACTCTTATCTTTATATTGTTACTATAATACACCACCAAGCGTTCATCAGCGCCAAATTTCTGGTACACTATAAGCAGAAATGCTTTACGGAGGCCTTAAAAATGGCAAGTAATTCAGACACAATCTTTCATGTACTTAACTACATAAAAACACACCCAGATAAAGTTATTCCTGGAGAACCTAAATATAAGAACGTTGTTTCAATTTTCTTAGATGACAAAACCAAAGTTGGCAATCCAGAAATCTATTTTCCCGACCAAAAACTGGCCGTTAACAGAATGACAGAGGACTTTATCGCCAAAAACGGTGACCTACTTGATTTCTTTCACAACCAGACCAACGTTCGGGATCAAAACTACCACACTCTCTGGGTCACTAGTGGTCATTTAGTCAACAAACACAAATACCTAGTCGACCTATCATTTGAATAAACGAAACGGGGAAATATAATGGGAGTTCAACTGCTAGATGTCATTACTAAGTTAGCTTCATACGCCATGGTTGTTTGTTTTGGCCTGTTTGCGTATTACAAAATCACCGGTAAAAAAACTAAGGTTCATTACGGGTGGTATACCCTAATTTCTTTGTTAATCATGGTAATCTCTGGGACAGCATTCTTTTTAACCCCTCAAGGGCAAAGAATTTTAAGGACGGGGAATACAACTGATACCGTACTTTCTGCCCCTGCTAAGAAAAAAGTGGTTAGCAAGGATCCAAAAGTCGCAGTGAACAAGGTTTTTCATGCCACAAACAATCTAATTTTTAACCATCATGTTCAAACAAGAATTACTGGCAATCACCTAATAATTAAAGTGGCTGACTCAAAGGATACTAAGGGATCTCTAAAATTGGTAACTGCTGAAGTTCTAACTACTCTAAAGCAGACAAATCTAAAGGGTATTCATCAAATTTCGTTCAAATATACTACTCTCAAGGGACAACAAAGAATTGCTTACAAAATTTCCTCTAACACCCTAAAAAATAAACTACCGGCAAAAATAACTGTTGGCCATCTAAATCCCTTTTTAATTAAGTCTTAAGGATTTAGGTAACCAGGTCGAAAATATTGGCATTTCTTGCTACAATGTAAGTTGCATACAACTTACAGGGGATAATACGAAATCAACGGGACTGGGAACACTGTTGATGGTGCTTGGGAGGCAACACAGAATGAACCTACATAAAAAATCACTTCAAGCCATACTGCTTGCTTCGTTGGGATTTTCAGTAATCACAATTCATCAAGTAATTGCTGGTAACGATAGTTTTGCCAAACAACGTGTCAAAGTTGTTTCGAAGCATAAATTGACACCCGCAAGCTACAAAATCAATCGGCAAAAGGCAAAAAAAGGTTATGCATATAGTGCCAAGCTTGCGACAAAAAAGTTCAAGCTAGCAAATTACCCCAAA is from Lentilactobacillus curieae and encodes:
- the prfA gene encoding peptide chain release factor 1; the encoded protein is MDEIFDKLQAVVDRYDELNELISDPEVIADTQKFMKLSKEEADLRDTVSTFNKYKSVSGQLDDDEEMLRGKIDDPELETMVKDEISDLKSQKEDLEEQLKVLLLPKDPNDDKNIIMEIHGAAGGDEGSLFAADLFNMYSKYAEKQGWNVEIVDEADTEVGGFKEIVLMITGNKVYSKLKYENGAHRVQRIPVTESAGRVHTSTATVGVMPEEEDVDIDIDPKDIKTDVYRSSGAGGQHINKTSSAVRMTHLPTGIVVAMQDERSQQQNRAKAMKILKARVYDYYAQQEKDQYNAERKSAVGTGDRSERIRTYNFPQNRVTDHRIGLTLNKLDRIMNGELDDVIDALIVSDQAKKLENLNNE
- a CDS encoding Mur ligase family protein codes for the protein MSLKSSLAKAAGKSSYWFLHTFLKGGSSLPGKITTKIDPDILETLGRDYDVIMITGTNGKTLTTALTVQVLKQKYENILTNPSGSNMEQGIVTTFLRAKKSRNQRPLAVLEVDEANIVKITKYIKPKAFVFTNIFRDQMDRYGEIYTTYQKILNGVALAPNATIIANGDAPIFHSKQLPNPMVYYGFDDQEESDIKASPNTDGVLCPNCQHILHYKFISYSNLGKYFCPNCGYSRPELNFALNKRIELTPKSSTFEIDGEQIKIGIGGVYNIYNALAAYSVGRFMGVSPAQTRKAFEQDEHIFGRQEEINVNGKEVTLILVKNPVGLNQVIDMISTDKDEFSFIGLLNANYADGIDTSWIWDGDFERLPKMNIKQFITGGERYKDITYRLQVAGVDPAKHLVEPDLDKVVEMINDTPTKKVYILATYTAMLSLRKTFAAKGYIKGGMD
- a CDS encoding serine hydrolase domain-containing protein, whose product is MNFSKTIAKIEDGVHKGIVPGASYSIIDGTDQIDEHLGFQELTPERQLLQDNETYDLASLTKVVGTTNVILQLINEHKINVDDSISKYLPEWKSPEVTIRNLLTHTSDIVGYIPHRNELPKNQLIKAELGLSSGDKRSQVLRYQDTNFLFLGWIASKILGKPIHQLIKERVLEPLGLTETTFAPRDISRVVPTQIVPGKGLLRGTVHDPKTQVLQEDSGAAGLFSTQLDLAKFLRFILGENRELTRAVLSDECLGSLFVDQTPTQIGIRSFGWVLTKYDDQPIILHTGYTGTLLIVDRHNHRGLVYLSNRVHPQVNGEPFLKYRSELIHTFMAESNK
- a CDS encoding thymidine kinase, translated to MAQLFYRYGAMNSGKTIEIIKVAHNYEEQNKSVVIMTSAVDTREKHGMIESRIGLERAAYPITDDTDVFEQVQKIDPDASCVLIDEAQFLKKKHVFELAKIVDELNIPVIAFGLKNDFQNHLFEGSEALLIYADKIEEMKTICWFCGKKAIMNLRFHDGEPVYEGEQIQMGGNESYYPVCRKHYYNPPVKQRSEEDI
- a CDS encoding type 1 glutamine amidotransferase, yielding MSYSLKVCHLYGDLMNTYGDIGNILVLKHLAEQMGVELESEVISLDQEFNKDKYDIVIFGGGQDFEQSIISKDIQNKKAALTDFIEDDGSMVAICGGYQLLGHYYIGANGEKLEGIGALDHYTKKQENNRFIGNVLIENKETGEKYRGFENHQGITFLGEGERPLGNVLEGYGNNGEDKTEGAIYKNVYCTYFHGPILARNNQIAKHVLMNALTRKYPNEDLTQQKELQVSETF